In uncultured Methanobrevibacter sp., the DNA window TAATAATAATGTGCCTACCTTTATGGTTATTAATGAAACCGAAGTCCATGAAAACTCTTCTTTTGCAGGTGTTTTAATGGATGCCTACAGTTATGGTGTTGCAAATCAAACAGTTACCTATCAAACTCCAAATCATGAAATTAAAAACGTTACTACTAATGAAAATGGGGAATTTAAGGTGGATAATGTCCAATCAGGTTCGGGTGATGCAAATTATTACAGCAGTTTCACATTTGCTGGCAATGGTAAATATCAGGCTTGTTCTTATGAAGGGAATGTTTCAGTAATCAAATAACATTCCTATTCAACTTCTATATCTATGAAAACATATTCTCCAACTGCAGTCACATGTTCATATTCTACAATGATTTTTCCCTGACTGCGAACATTTGTTTTCAAATCAATTAAAACACTATTAATTTGTCCTGTTTTTGTATTTAAATCCATATCTTCTATTTTTCCGATTTTTTCTGCTCGTTTATCAATCACATTTTTTCCAATTATGCTTTTAATGTTCATTTTATCACTTAGACTATTAAATAAGATTATTCTACTAAAAAAATAAGAGATGAAAGATGAAAAAAGTGGTGTTTCATCTATTCATTTACAGGATGACCGCATCCTGAACAGAACATGTCGTCAGGTTCAAGGGATCTTCCGCAATTGCTGCATTTTAATTCCTGATGTACTTTGTTTCCACATTTTGAGCAGAACATTGCGTCAGGTGCCAGCTTGTTTCCACATTTGGTACAGAATGATACCTCTCCTTGAGATTCATTGTTAACAGGTTGTTGTGGTGCTTGATTTACTTGTTGGGGGTTTGCTTGCTGCTGTGGTGCTTGATTTACTTGTTGCTGGTCGGCTCCGAAGTTTTGACCGCCTGCAAATAATCCTCCTGACATGTTTCCGCCAACGTTGTTTCCTAACATCTGACCGAATGCCATTGCCATAGGAAAACCTGCTACCATTCCATCAACGCCGCCTTTATTTCCAGGATTTTCAGCATATTTTTTAGCAACATCTGCCATTTGTTCATCAGCCCAATTGAATCCGAGAGTACCGTATTCCATTTTTTTGTTTAATACGGCTTCAAGTTTTTTGGTTTCCTCTTTAGGAACAACAATATTGGATATGTAGAATGTTACGAGGTTCACACCATATTCTTTGAAATCTTCTTTTAATTTTTCATGCAAAGCCTCAGAAATTTCCTCTAAATGCTGTGTAATGTTATAATAGCTTACTTCAGACATAATTTTTGACAGGTAGTTTTTGACCTTTGTGGTTATTTTGCCTTTGAAGTAATCTGTAAGCTGGTCGATGGTGTTGAATGTTTGGGTTCCCATTACGTTTACCATGAATTTTTTAGCATCATCAATAACAATATCCATAACACCTGATGCACCGACATTTATTGGTATTTGAAATGTTGGTTCAATAACAGGAAAACGGCTGCTTGTTCCCCAGATTACATTTAATGAAGTTGCCTTGTTAATAAAATAGACTTCACAGTGGAACTGGCTTACTCCTTCGGTAGGTAAATTTATCAATCCTCTCAGAATTGGTATGTTTCCGGTTTCCAATGTGTATTTTCCTGGGCCAAATTCATCCAGAGCTTTTCCGTCTTTATAGAATATAGCTACTTGTGATTCATGAACAATTAATTTTGAATGTGTGTTAAAGTCTTCTGCAGGATGTTTCCAGACTAATGTGTCCTTGTCTCCTTCAAATTTTATTACTTTTAAAAGTTCAACCATTTTATTTCCTCCATATTTTTTTTAAAGTATTCCGAATAGTTTTTTAGGTTTAGGTTTTTCATAATCAGGGTTATATTCATGAATTTTTTCAACATATCCGTCAATGTATTTGTCATGTTCTCCCTTATCAAAAAAGCTTATATACTTATACATTGGTGTGTGAATGTCAATGGAATAAATCCAGGAGTCCAAAGCATCCTGAAATGTATCGTCAGTTACGTTTTCAACCAAATCTCCATAATTATTTAACAGATAGCTTAATTCTAAAATGGTAATGAGATACCATTCATAATCTTCCACTTCTGAATATGCATATTCCAGCTGTTCAAGATAGGCATCATAAAAACTTTCAACAAGTCCGAATGTTTCATCTGTAAACATTTTTATAGCTTCATTTTTCTCTTCATCATCTTCAAGGCCTTCAACTATCTCTACTGCAGATGCAATTGAGTAATAAAGTTCATCAACTGCATTTTCATCTAAATAATCATATAAAAATGCTCTGTAGTAACCTGAATAGTACTGGGCTTCCCAGTCATTTGGATTTCTAATTAAAATTTCACTATAATATCTGTGTCCAAATTCTGCATCTCCCCTGTCACGCGCTCTTCTTGCAAGTTCATATAGATTATCTAATTCGGAAGATGAGTCATAACTGGAGGATTGCTCACTTATATTTGCAGGGTCATTTACAGGAAATTTTGTGCCGCAGGCCTGACAGACATAAAATCCGCCTTCCCTTGTAACCATGTTGCTTCCACACATTTCACACATTAATTCATTCATATAAACTACCTTTTATAAATTAATTATTCAATAATAATTATGTAAATTATTGTATTTTAAAGTATGTAATTAAAATTTTTAATCTATTGAATTTAAGTATTCAATTGATTTTTATTTAATTTTTATTTATCTTTTTTTTAATGCTTTTCATTAAAGTATCAAGCATTATTAATTAACTAAAACTCAAAATCAGTTATAATCTCTATTATGTCCTCACTTTACATCAGAAGATCGTAATTGCTTTAGAGAATCGGGATTAATAGGCAACATTGACATTTCCATTACTTATTCAAAACTACATTTCTGATATATCTCATTTTAAAATCCTATTTGATTTACAATGTGGTGTCCCTTAATGTTAATGTCAAATCATTAAATTGAATCAAAAAAAGTAGCTATTGTTTTTATCAATGATTTCTTAATGGAAAACAATAGGAAATTAAAAATAGAAAAAAAGTAGATAGAAATTATCTACTTAACTTTTACAGTTGTTTTTATTGTGTCTTTTTTGTAAGTTACTTTGACAGTGTATGTTTTACCTTTTTTGAGCTTGTTGATAACTTTTTTGTTTAATGTTTTTTGCGCAATGCCTTTTGCATTGGTTTTGACTTTGTAGGTTTTTCCATTAAACTTAAATGTTATCAGTTTTCCTTTTTGGAGTTTTCCATTGATTTTAAGAGTTGCTTTCAGGGTAAATTTTTTGGCTGTCTTTTTGACGGTAACTTTGCTTGCTTTAAGTACTTGTTTAACAGTAACAGTGTTTTTGTAGGTTTCACCCGCATATTTGGTTGTTATTGTGTATTTTTTAGGGATGTCTGTTATTTTTATTTTTGCTATTCCGTTTTTGTCGGTTGGCACTGTTTTTGTATTTTTGTTGATTGTGAAGGTGACTTTTGCACCTGCAACAGTGGTATGACCGTCAGCGGTTACAACTTTAACGGAGAAGTATTTGCCTCCATCATAGTCTACTGAAATGTTTTTATTGTTGATGATTTTTGTATCATCTTCAACAGTATAAACTTTTAAACAAGCGATATAACCTAAATCATAAGCATCTTTCCATGTTTTTCCGTCAAATGATACATATGAAATGTTTTGAACATAATGAACCCTAGTATCCTCTAAAAGAAGGTATGGCACCCAATTTGATGTTATTTCTGCTTTGAAGACATCACCTTGTTTGATTGGTATGTAACTGTCTAATTTGATAGTGTGATAACCAACATATGGGGACACTCCTTCCTGAGTCAATTTTAATTCATCGTTTACAAAAATTTTGACTGTATAATTGACGCCACTCTCATTGAAGTATGTTCCAACAGCAGCAATCAAATCATCATCCAATGCTTCAAAGGCATTCATATAACTTATAGTTCCATTACTTCGCTCAAAATTAGAAAGCCATGTAATGTCATATTGATAGTTTTTATTGTATGGCACAGTATTTTCGATTATGGCAGCGGCAGCGTAATCAGTGACCTTGCCTGGCTTATATGCAAGGAGTGATTTGTCATAATATGAAACATAGACGACTCCGTTGTCTCCCCACTCAGAACCATAACTGTTTTTGACAATCCATGCCCCATTGCCCGGAGGGGTGTATAGGAATTTTTCTTTTGGGAAATTATCATCCCATCCGATAATGGATACTTCATGGTTTGCACCTTCAGGCATATCGACATATTGTGCACAGGTTT includes these proteins:
- a CDS encoding PRC-barrel domain-containing protein, with protein sequence MNIKSIIGKNVIDKRAEKIGKIEDMDLNTKTGQINSVLIDLKTNVRSQGKIIVEYEHVTAVGEYVFIDIEVE
- a CDS encoding SPFH domain-containing protein; this encodes MVELLKVIKFEGDKDTLVWKHPAEDFNTHSKLIVHESQVAIFYKDGKALDEFGPGKYTLETGNIPILRGLINLPTEGVSQFHCEVYFINKATSLNVIWGTSSRFPVIEPTFQIPINVGASGVMDIVIDDAKKFMVNVMGTQTFNTIDQLTDYFKGKITTKVKNYLSKIMSEVSYYNITQHLEEISEALHEKLKEDFKEYGVNLVTFYISNIVVPKEETKKLEAVLNKKMEYGTLGFNWADEQMADVAKKYAENPGNKGGVDGMVAGFPMAMAFGQMLGNNVGGNMSGGLFAGGQNFGADQQQVNQAPQQQANPQQVNQAPQQPVNNESQGEVSFCTKCGNKLAPDAMFCSKCGNKVHQELKCSNCGRSLEPDDMFCSGCGHPVNE
- a CDS encoding TFIIB-type zinc finger domain-containing protein; its protein translation is MNELMCEMCGSNMVTREGGFYVCQACGTKFPVNDPANISEQSSSYDSSSELDNLYELARRARDRGDAEFGHRYYSEILIRNPNDWEAQYYSGYYRAFLYDYLDENAVDELYYSIASAVEIVEGLEDDEEKNEAIKMFTDETFGLVESFYDAYLEQLEYAYSEVEDYEWYLITILELSYLLNNYGDLVENVTDDTFQDALDSWIYSIDIHTPMYKYISFFDKGEHDKYIDGYVEKIHEYNPDYEKPKPKKLFGIL